Part of the Pseudomonas abietaniphila genome is shown below.
TGGGGAAGTAGCGAAACATATTTTTATTATCCTTCTAACGGTTCCGAGGCGCGGCACTGTGAAACGCATGCCGCAGCGGGCACACGCATCAGTGCCAGCACGCAAGGAAGCTCGCACGCTTGCATCTGATCGACAAATTGCGAGTTCACATGCCAGCCATCGCGGTTCGCGATAGGTGTGCCAGCAGATCGATGCGCGCAGCGTTAGCAGGAAGGGAAAACGATCAGACGAGGGGAGGGGTTTCAAAACTCCGGACGGTTTCGAGCAACTTGGTACGAAGCCAGATCAGCATCGCATCGCCGTCGAGGCTGCGATGCCATGACATGTACTCCCGCATCACCGGAATTTTTACCGGGGGCGGAATCAGTCGCAATGGCAGCAGTTGCGCGTAGAGCGAGGCGAGGCGGCTGTGCATGGTCGCGATTCGCTGAGAGCCGATGAGAAGATGAGGGATGGTGTTGAAGTCGTGAGTGATGACTTCCATGCGGCGCTGGCAGCCGTACTGGTCCATGAACCATTGCTCGATGGCTGGCGTGCGGCTGCGTCCAAAGGCAGCCGCCACATGACCCATTTCCAGGTAGTTCTCCAGCGTGAAGGGCTCTCTGACGCTGGTGTTGCCTTCCCACACCACGCACACGTGTTGTTCTTCAAACAGCAGCTGTGAGGGATGCTCCGCATTGATGTGTTGCTCAGGCGCAATCATCAGGTCGATCTCGCCACGCATCAACATTTCGAGCGCTGTTTCCCCTGGACTCATCAACTCGAACGTAACGTGCGGGGCGTCCGAAACGATGCGCTGAATCACCTCGGCAAACAGCACGTTGATCAGGTAGTCAGAGGCCATGATCCGGAAGTGCCGCTTGCTCTGGGCGACGTCAAAGACAGGCTTTGCAGCGATCGACGTCTGAATCTTCAGAAGCACTTCTCTCACCGGAATCTGCAAGTCCTTGCCGAGCATCGTCGGCGTCATCGTCCGCCCCACCTGAACCAGCAATTCGTCCTCGAAGTAGGCACGCAGCCTGCGCAAAATTCCGCTCAATGCGGACTGCGTCATATGCAGGCGTCCCGCAGCCCGGGTGATGTTCTGTTCTTCGAGCAACACATCCAGAGCGACGAGCAGATTGAGATCGAGGTGGTTGAAACGCATGGTAGCTGGCTCATTGTTGTATTTATTTTTGAAATACTTTCCATGGCAACTCCCGATTAGTCAACGCCTCATTTCCTGCTTATCGTCGACCCAACAGTAAGCCTGCAGCTGCGGTCGGTGGTGGCTTTTGCGGCAACGCACCCGTGCGTTCAGCGCTTCCCGTTTGATGATCAAAACAACAAAAACAAAAGGAACGCCTAATGAGCGAAGTCGATAAGGTCCTGGTCGTGGGCGGTGGTATCGGTGGTCTGTGTGCCGCCATTGCGCTGCGTCGTGAAGGCGTCCCGGTGGATCTGGTGGAAATCAAATCCGACTGGACCGTTTACGGCGTGGGGATCATCCAGCAGAGCAACGTGGTCCGGGAAATGGCCCGCCTGGGCGTGCTGGACCGGTATCTGGATGCCGCGTACAGCTTCGAAGACGTCGGCATCTATGACCTGGAAGGCGCACCGCTGGCCCGCATTCCCGGCCAACGGTTGGCGGGTCCTCAATACCCGGCCAACGTCGGTATCTCACGGCTGGCGCTGCACAAGGTGTTGAGCAGCACTGCCATTGAGCTGGGCGCACAGATTCGCCTGGGACTGAGCGTCGAAACGTTCGAGCAGGATGAAGAAGGCGTGGACGTGAGCTTCACAGACGGTTCTCAAGGACGCTATGCGTTGATGGTCGGGGCCGACGGGGTGTACTCGAAAATTCGCACCCTCCTGTTTGGCGACATGTATCGCCCGCGGTTCACGGGGCAGGCGGTCTGGCGCTACAACTTTCCCCGCGATCCTTCCATCGATCATCTCGCCAGCTACATGGGGCCCGGCGGCAATGCCGGTCTGGTGCCGCTCTCTGACAACCTCATGTACATGTTTTCGACCTCCCACGAGCCCGAGAACCCTTGGTATCCGCCCGAGCAGTTGGCTGAGCTGATGCGTGATCGCATCAGCAACGTTGGCGGGCTGGTCGGTCGATTGCGCGAGCAGATCACCGAGAGCAGCCAGGTCGTCTACAAGCCCATGGAAGTCGTGTTCGTCGACGAGCGCTGGTTCAAGGGACGCGTGTTGCTGATCGGCGACGCCGCCCACGCCACGACCCCGCATCTGGGGCAGGGCGCGGGCATGGCGATTGAAGATGCCCTGGTGCTGAGCATGGAGCTGACCGCAGACGGCAGCATGGAACAGAAGCTTCAACGCTTCATGAATCGCCGTTTCGAGCGCTGCAAGTTCATCAGCGAGAAGTCGGTGCTGGCGGGTGATCGGGAAATGGCCCGGGATCAGAGTTTTGATCGCATCGGCCTGACCAAGCAAATGCTCAAGCTCACCGCCGAGCCCATCTGACCTCTCGTGCCACCGGCGTGGCGCTGGCATGAACAACACGCAAGGGAGCGGCAATGATCGACGTTATTGTGACCTGCAAAAAGCGCGAGGCCGACGGGATTTTCAGCTTCGAGCTCGCCCGGACTGACGGCGCCCCACTGGCGCCGTTCAGTGCCGGCTCGCACATCGACGTGCACCTGGGTTCAGGACTGGTGCGCCAGTATTCGCTGTGCAATCACCCCGACGAGCAGTTTCGCTATCAGATCGGGGTGTTACTGGACCCTGCCTCCCGAGGCGGGTCCAAGGCGATGCATGCCCTTGAAGAAGGCTGTGTGGTGCAGATCAGCGAGCCGCGCAATCTGTTCGCCCTGGCGCACGGTGCCCGACGCTCGTTGTTGTTTGCCGGGGGCATTGGGGTTACGCCGATTCTTTGCATGGCTGAACGTCTGGCGCAGATCGATGCCGCGTTCCAATTGCATTACTGCGGCCGTTCGGTCGCCAGCGTCGCGTTCATCGAGCGTATTCAGCAATCGCGTTTTGCTGAACGGGCGCATCTGCACTTTGATGACCAGCCCGAGACGCGACTCGACGCAGTTCAGGCATTAAGCGGCTATCGCGAAGGCGATCACCTGTATGTCTGCGGCCCCGGCGGATTCATGGGATTCATCCTGGAGCAGGCCCGGTTGGCTGGCTGGCCTGAGGACAGTCTGCACCGGGAATATTTTGCCGCCCAGCCACAGGCTGTGGCTCAAGCCGATGACGGAAGCTTCGAAGTGATGCTGGCGAGTACCGGGCGCTGCTTCGTCGTGCCCGCCGATTACTCAGTGGCTCAAGTGCTGCTTGAGAATGGCATTGACCTGCCGTTGTCATGCGAAGCGGGCATTTGCGGCACATGCCTGACCCGTGTAATCGAGGGCGAGCCAGACCATCGGGACATGTTCATGACCCCGGCCGAGCAGGCGCTGAACGATCAATTTACGCCCTGCTGTTCGCGGTCTAAAAGTCCCCGCCTGGTGCTGGACCTTTAGACTGTGAGACCCCGTTCCCCCATGACCCTCAGCCGAACTTTCCTGTGTCAGCAGGACTCAATCGCGGACGGCTCGGCACGCGGTTTCGATCCTCATGCCGAGGGACGCGACACGCTGTTGGTCGTCCGCTGGCGGGGCGTGCTTCGTGCCTGGCTGAACCGCTGTCCGCACATGGACGTCGCCATGCAATACCGCAAAGACCGGTTCATGTCTGCAGATGGCCAACACATTGTCTGCTTCGCACATGGGGCCCTTTTTCGACCGGATGACGGGCTGTGTGTGCTCGGTCCTTGCCTTGGACAAACCCTGCAGCAGCAACCGATCGTCATCGACGAAGACGGTGCTGTCTGGCTGATGGATACCCCTGCGCAACCTCTCACGGCATAACAACAAGAGAACCCAGCCATGGCTCGCACTCATGTCAATTGCAACACGCTGTTTACCGGCCTCGAAGACACCGCGCGGCAGCATCAGCGACTGATCATCGAAGACGGCGTCTTCACGTATGTCGGCCCGCAGGATTCAGCCCCGGCAATCGGTGCCGGTGAGGAAGTCATCGACACCGGCGAGCATTTCGTCATGCCGGGACTGGTCGATGTGCATACCCATCTCGTGTTCGGTAACGCGAAAAGCGAGGAGGACATTGATCTGCACGTGTCACCTGAGTTTCGCGCCCTGCGCGGTCTGTTTTTCACCCAGCACGTGCTCGCGGCCGGTTATACCTCCGTCGTGGTGCCAGGTGATGCAGGCCAGTGCAGTATTTCGGTTCGCAACGCGATTAACGCCGGCATGTTCACAGGCCCGCGCATCGCCGCCAGCAGCAATGTCATTTCCAACCGGCAAAGCCTCAACGACTGGTTCCCCAGCTGGGTCGGCACGCCGGAGTATTTCAGTGGCCGGCTGTGCGCCACCCGTGATGAGCAGATTGCCGAGATACGCCGTCAGGCAAAGGACGGCGTGGACTTGATGAAGATCGCCATGGATGGTCCGCATTTTCGTCCCAACGGTGAGCACATTGCGGCCTTCACCGAGGATGAAACGCGCTTCATGGTCGACGAGATCCACCGTCTGGGCAAGAAAGTGGCCGTGCACGCCTATGGCCGCGAAGCCGTCCTGTACGCCGCCAAGGCCGGCGTTGACGTGATCTTTCATGGCTTCTTCATGGACGACGAGTGCATTGAAGCCATCTTGAAGTCCGGCAGCCATGTCGCCCCGACCTTCACCATGCTGGCGAACAACACGGAGTTCGCCGAGCCCTACGAAGCGTCGACCAAATCCGGCTACGCCTCCATGCAGCGCAGGGTGATCGAAGCAGGCTGTCGCAACCTGAAAAAAGCCTTTCAGGCCGGGGTTCCCTTCATGACCGGCAGTGACAGCGGCTTTGCCATTACCCCTTATGGCGAGTGGCATGCGCGAGAAATCGAAATCCTGGTGGACTGGTTAGGCCTGAGTCCCGCCCAGGCCTTGCGGGCTGCCACCTCGGTGTCGGCCAAAATGATGCCTGCCGCGCAACGGGTCGGGGCACTGGAAGTGGGGCGCCGTGCAGACTTCATTCGCGTCGACGGGTCGCCGCTGGACAATGTCGCCATCCTTCAAGAACGCCAACGCATTTGTGGCGTGTATCTGGGTGGCCGCCGTATCGAGGCCCAGGTGCCGGGGTATGACCCTAACCGGGTGAGCGATTTCAATACCGTGAAGTGGTCGGAACTGCACACGCGACAACGCGCTGTGGAGATGGGCAAACGCCCGCTGTCCACCCTGAATCGGCAATGAGGAGCGTGGCATGAACCGACTCACACTGACCCTCGCTGACCGCATGGTCGACGAGGCACTGAGCGAAGGCGCGCGGCAAGGATTTCAACCCCTTTGCGTGGCCGTGCTGGATGCGGGCGGGCATCTGTTGGCACTCAAACGCGACGAGCGTG
Proteins encoded:
- a CDS encoding FAD-dependent oxidoreductase, producing MSEVDKVLVVGGGIGGLCAAIALRREGVPVDLVEIKSDWTVYGVGIIQQSNVVREMARLGVLDRYLDAAYSFEDVGIYDLEGAPLARIPGQRLAGPQYPANVGISRLALHKVLSSTAIELGAQIRLGLSVETFEQDEEGVDVSFTDGSQGRYALMVGADGVYSKIRTLLFGDMYRPRFTGQAVWRYNFPRDPSIDHLASYMGPGGNAGLVPLSDNLMYMFSTSHEPENPWYPPEQLAELMRDRISNVGGLVGRLREQITESSQVVYKPMEVVFVDERWFKGRVLLIGDAAHATTPHLGQGAGMAIEDALVLSMELTADGSMEQKLQRFMNRRFERCKFISEKSVLAGDREMARDQSFDRIGLTKQMLKLTAEPI
- a CDS encoding Rieske (2Fe-2S) protein; this translates as MTLSRTFLCQQDSIADGSARGFDPHAEGRDTLLVVRWRGVLRAWLNRCPHMDVAMQYRKDRFMSADGQHIVCFAHGALFRPDDGLCVLGPCLGQTLQQQPIVIDEDGAVWLMDTPAQPLTA
- a CDS encoding PDR/VanB family oxidoreductase; translated protein: MIDVIVTCKKREADGIFSFELARTDGAPLAPFSAGSHIDVHLGSGLVRQYSLCNHPDEQFRYQIGVLLDPASRGGSKAMHALEEGCVVQISEPRNLFALAHGARRSLLFAGGIGVTPILCMAERLAQIDAAFQLHYCGRSVASVAFIERIQQSRFAERAHLHFDDQPETRLDAVQALSGYREGDHLYVCGPGGFMGFILEQARLAGWPEDSLHREYFAAQPQAVAQADDGSFEVMLASTGRCFVVPADYSVAQVLLENGIDLPLSCEAGICGTCLTRVIEGEPDHRDMFMTPAEQALNDQFTPCCSRSKSPRLVLDL
- a CDS encoding metal-dependent hydrolase family protein, coding for MARTHVNCNTLFTGLEDTARQHQRLIIEDGVFTYVGPQDSAPAIGAGEEVIDTGEHFVMPGLVDVHTHLVFGNAKSEEDIDLHVSPEFRALRGLFFTQHVLAAGYTSVVVPGDAGQCSISVRNAINAGMFTGPRIAASSNVISNRQSLNDWFPSWVGTPEYFSGRLCATRDEQIAEIRRQAKDGVDLMKIAMDGPHFRPNGEHIAAFTEDETRFMVDEIHRLGKKVAVHAYGREAVLYAAKAGVDVIFHGFFMDDECIEAILKSGSHVAPTFTMLANNTEFAEPYEASTKSGYASMQRRVIEAGCRNLKKAFQAGVPFMTGSDSGFAITPYGEWHAREIEILVDWLGLSPAQALRAATSVSAKMMPAAQRVGALEVGRRADFIRVDGSPLDNVAILQERQRICGVYLGGRRIEAQVPGYDPNRVSDFNTVKWSELHTRQRAVEMGKRPLSTLNRQ
- a CDS encoding LysR family transcriptional regulator; translation: MRFNHLDLNLLVALDVLLEEQNITRAAGRLHMTQSALSGILRRLRAYFEDELLVQVGRTMTPTMLGKDLQIPVREVLLKIQTSIAAKPVFDVAQSKRHFRIMASDYLINVLFAEVIQRIVSDAPHVTFELMSPGETALEMLMRGEIDLMIAPEQHINAEHPSQLLFEEQHVCVVWEGNTSVREPFTLENYLEMGHVAAAFGRSRTPAIEQWFMDQYGCQRRMEVITHDFNTIPHLLIGSQRIATMHSRLASLYAQLLPLRLIPPPVKIPVMREYMSWHRSLDGDAMLIWLRTKLLETVRSFETPPLV